One stretch of Streptomyces sp. A2-16 DNA includes these proteins:
- a CDS encoding S-(hydroxymethyl)mycothiol dehydrogenase: protein MAHEVRAVVARAKGAPVSVETIVVPDPGPGEALVKVEACGVCHTDLHYREGGINDDFPFLLGHEAAGRVEAVGEDVTGLEPGDFVILNWRAVCGKCRACSKGRPWYCFATHNATQPMTLLDGTPLSPALGIGAFAEKTLVAAGQCTRVDPAAPATAAGLLGCGVMAGFGAAVNTGAVGRGDSVAVIGCGGVGMAAVAGARLAGATKVIAVDVDTRKLERATRMGATHTVDGSATDVVAAVRELTGGFGADVVVEAVGRPETYRQAFYARDLAGTVVLVGVPTPEMKLELPLLDVFGRGGALKSSWYGDCLPSRDFPALVDLYLGGRFDLDAFVSETIGLGDVEKAFEKMHRGEVLRSVVVL from the coding sequence ATGGCTCATGAGGTTCGTGCTGTCGTCGCCCGCGCGAAGGGAGCCCCGGTCTCCGTCGAGACGATCGTGGTCCCCGACCCCGGACCGGGCGAGGCGCTGGTGAAGGTCGAGGCGTGCGGGGTCTGCCACACCGATCTCCACTACCGGGAGGGCGGGATCAACGACGACTTCCCCTTCCTGCTCGGACACGAGGCGGCCGGACGCGTCGAGGCCGTCGGCGAGGACGTCACCGGTCTGGAACCGGGTGACTTCGTCATCCTCAACTGGCGGGCGGTGTGCGGAAAGTGCCGGGCCTGCAGCAAGGGCAGGCCCTGGTACTGCTTCGCCACCCACAACGCGACCCAGCCGATGACCCTGCTCGACGGCACCCCGCTCTCGCCCGCCCTCGGCATCGGTGCCTTCGCTGAGAAGACCCTGGTCGCCGCCGGACAGTGCACCAGGGTGGACCCGGCGGCCCCGGCCACCGCCGCGGGACTCCTCGGCTGCGGTGTGATGGCGGGCTTCGGCGCGGCCGTGAACACCGGTGCCGTGGGCCGCGGGGACTCCGTCGCCGTCATCGGGTGCGGCGGCGTCGGCATGGCCGCCGTCGCGGGGGCACGGCTCGCGGGCGCGACCAAGGTCATCGCCGTCGACGTCGACACGCGCAAGCTGGAGCGGGCCACGAGGATGGGCGCCACCCACACCGTCGACGGCTCGGCGACGGACGTCGTGGCGGCGGTGCGCGAGCTGACCGGCGGCTTCGGCGCCGACGTGGTCGTCGAGGCGGTCGGCCGCCCCGAGACGTACCGGCAGGCCTTCTACGCCCGTGACCTCGCCGGCACTGTCGTGCTGGTCGGGGTGCCGACCCCGGAGATGAAACTGGAGCTGCCGCTGCTCGACGTCTTCGGGCGCGGTGGTGCCCTGAAGTCCAGCTGGTACGGCGACTGCCTGCCCTCGCGCGACTTCCCGGCCCTCGTCGACCTCTACCTGGGCGGGCGCTTCGACCTGGACGCCTTCGTCTCCGAGACCATCGGCCTCGGGGACGTGGAGAAGGCGTTCGAGAAGATGCACCGCGGCGAGGTGCTGCGGTCCGTGGTGGTGCTGTGA